A DNA window from Naumovozyma dairenensis CBS 421 chromosome 7, complete genome contains the following coding sequences:
- the NDAI0G06040 gene encoding C2HC-type zinc finger protein yields the protein MVNFLKIVKTFKGEPDEYFTWKAAIGGNNELFEVADRQFMAGLYNYFEGNAANWLKNTTFNSYEEFWITLDTKYQSEKNNEIATNFRLLMSPPKNIRTYREYVNHFENRSAFLPADFKGSSWKLACFLFPLQLGLQDAIRSQDPQNVQEAIVIGENRSIMFKDSILDPRFCGLVSDVHGDNTKGNHQFNQSAIVCFNCGRSGHKSNECRNSHGRQPGRHRYNQKSFRKSGSNTIPISDLSSKN from the coding sequence ATGGTCAACTTTTTAAAGATCGTTAAAACATTCAAAGGTGAACCAGACGAATATTTCACTTGGAAAGCTGCTATTGGAGGGAATAACGAATTGTTTGAAGTAGCAGACAGACAATTTATGGCTGGTCTTTACAATTATTTCGAAGGCAATGCAGCTAACTGGTTGAAGAACACAACCTTCAATTCGTATGAAGAATTCTGGATTACGTTAGACACCAAATACCAATCtgaaaaaaacaatgaGATCGCTACTAATTTCCGTTTATTGATGTCGCCACCAAAGAACATTAGAACATACAGAGAATATGTTAATCACTTCGAAAATAGATCAGCATTCCTCCCAGCCGATTTCAAGGGCTCATCATGGAAATTAGCTTGCTTCTTATTCCCGTTACAATTAGGATTACAAGATGCAATTCGATCTCAGGACCCTCAAAATGTCCAAGAAGCCATCGTCATCGGAGAAAATAGATCCATTATGTTCAAGGACTCTATTTTAGACCCAAGATTCTGTGGCCTAGTTAGTGATGTCCATGGGGATAATACCAAAGGCAATCACCAGTTCAATCAATCAGCAATCGTTTGCTTCAATTGTGGTCGTTCAGGACATAAATCTAACGAATGCCGTAACTCACACGGTAGACAACCTGGAAGACATCGCTATAATCAAAAATCTTTTAGGAAGTCCGGATCCAACACTATCCCTATTAGTGACTTGAgttcaaaaaattaa
- the TAT2 gene encoding aromatic amino acid transmembrane transporter TAT2 (similar to Saccharomyces cerevisiae TAT2 (YOL020W); ancestral locus Anc_1.368), with protein MALENSLSNEGENKQNSEIYEFTTFEPKALDSYKSSSFRTFTKQSKDDDDIAEGHSSYQPPRNIFQRCIDSFKPPLDGSFHTHNLKRTLKARHLIMIAIGGSIGTGLFIGSGQALASGGPLALIIGWSIAGTQIVGTIHGLGEITVRFPVVGAFANYSTRFLDPSISFVISTIYVIQWFFVLPLEIIASAMTIQYWNQSIDPVVWVAIFYCVIVSINLFGARGFGEAEFLFSSIKVITIIGFIILCIVLICGGGPDHDFVGARYWHDPGCLSHGFPGVLSVLVVASYSLGGTEMVCLASGETNPRELPSAIKQTFWRILFFFLISLTLIGFLVPYTNPNLLGGSSVNNSPFVIAIKLHHIKALPSIVNAVILISIMSVGNSCIFASSRTLCSMAHQGLIPKFFGYIDRAGRPLTGILTNSLFGLLAFLVKSSSMGEVFDWLMAIAGLATCIVWLSINISHIRFRLAMKAQGKSLDELEFVSAVGMWGSAYSALINSLILIAQFYCALWPIGGWKDSSERAKTFFQSYLCALIMAFLFVCHKVFYRYKTGKWWAIMDLDKIDLETDRKNIDIDVLKQEIAERNRHLQASPWYVRWYHFWC; from the coding sequence ATGGCGTTAGAAAACTCTCTATCAAATGAAGGAGAGAACAAACAGAATTCAGAAATTTACGAATTCACAACCTTTGAACCGAAAGCATTAGATTCCTACAAATCAAGTTCGTTCCGTACATTCACAAAACAATCGAAAGACGATGATGACATAGCTGAAGGTCATTCATCATACCAACCTCCAAggaatattttccaaaggTGTATAGATTCCTTTAAACCTCCATTAGATGGTTCATTCCACACACATAACTTGAAAAGAACATTAAAAGCTCGTCATTTGATCATGATTGCCATCGGTGGTAGTATAGGGACAGGTCTTTTCATAGGGTCAGGTCAAGCATTAGCCAGTGGTGGTCCCCTTGCATTAATTATAGGTTGGTCCATCGCAGGGACTCAAATTGTCGGGACAATCCATGGTCTGGGTGAAATTACAGTACGATTTCCAGTAGTTGGAGCTTTCGCTAATTATAGTACGCGGTTCTTGGATCCCAGTATTAGTTTTGTCATTTCTACTATTTATGTCATTCAATGGTTCTTTGTTTTGCCTTTGGAAATTATCGCTTCTGCTATGACGATACAGTATTGGAATCAATCGATAGATCCCGTTGTGTGGGTCGCTATCTTCTATTGTGTTATCGTCAGTATTAATTTGTTTGGTGCAAGAGGGTTCGGAGAAGCTgagtttttattttcatcaattaaagTTATCACTATTATTGGGTTCATTATATTGTGTATCGTATTAATTTGTGGTGGTGGGCCTGATCATGATTTCGTTGGTGCAAGATATTGGCATGATCCAGGTTGTTTGTCTCATGGATTCCCAGGTGTACTATCAGTGTTAGTCGTGGCATCATATTCCCTTGGTGGTACAGAGATGGTATGTTTAGCAAGTGGGGAAACAAATCCAAGAGAATTACCAAGTGCAATTAAACAAACTTTTTGGAGAAtcttattctttttcttaatatctCTGACACTAATTGGATTTTTAGTTCCATATacaaatccaaatttattaGGTGGCTCTTCAGTCAATAACTCACCCTTCGTCATTGCAATCAAATTACATCACATTAAAGCATTACCATCTATTGTTAATGCAGTTATTTTAATTAGTATTATGAGTGTCGGTAACTCATGCATTTTCGCTTCTTCAAGAACATTATGTTCAATGGCCCATCAAGGTTTAATTCCAAAATTCTTTGGTTACATTGATCGTGCCGGTAGACCTTTAACAGGTATCTTGACTAATTCCTTATTCGGGTTGTTAGCATTTTTAGTTAAATCAAGTTCCATGGGTGAAGTATTCGATTGGTTAATGGCCATTGCTGGGTTAGCTACATGTATTGTTTGGTTAAGtattaatatatcacaTATTAGATTCAGATTAGCTATGAAGGCACAAGGCAAATCATTGGATGAGTTGGAGTTTGTAAGTGCAGTTGGTATGTGGGGGTCTGCTTATTCAGCTCTAATTAATTCACTAATTTTAATTGCTCAATTTTATTGTGCCTTGTGGCCTATCGGAGGTTGGAAAGATAGCAGTGAAAGAGCTAAAactttctttcaaagttATTTATGTGCTTTAATCATGGCATTTTTATTCGTTTGTCATAAGGTTTTTTACAGGTATAAGACAGGGAAATGGTGGGCAATAATGGATTTGGATAAGATAGATCTGGAAACGGATCGTAAGAATATTGATATCGATGTTTTAAAGCAGGAGATTGCAGAAAGAAATCGTCATTTACAAGCATCTCCATGGTATGTCAGATGGTACCATTTTTGgtgttga
- the NDAI0G05990 gene encoding WD40 repeat domain-containing protein (similar to Saccharomyces cerevisiae ATG18 (YFR021W); ancestral locus Anc_1.359): MDDPSSSSHDIINCLNFNQTGTCVSMGTSKGFKIYNCEPFGEFYSEDTGGIKDVGHAGNKQVNRNGGYSIVEMLFSTSLVVLVGNGDQPEYSPRKLKIVNTKKQTIICQITFPTPVKGAKLNRSRLVVLLSHQIYVYDIKTLKLIHLIEMDSNFRSVLAVSSDPQRNLMAFPSSINILLNSRIVKDDVIISDSINIVSGKDGIQNSTTKSNKKNQNAREVKGDIVIYDLDNLQPRSVIEAHESEISCLVFSSDGIMIATASITGTIIRIFDTKNGKKLRQFRRGTYTTRIISMCFSGDNSYLSISCLNGTVHIFKIQDLRDPNLQDQVDKEEITIPYVDTSRNTIARILRNTSQHLSRMAVETLDPVLPSQFVIESTRHFASFKLPPREENYPISAVSNGPNIEMNSTEYLKLLGNNKEGNPQLTESVTLASVLIADCRGYFSRYIFDPNRGGDCVLYSQYELSV, encoded by the coding sequence ATGGATGACCCAAGTAGCAGTAGTCatgatataattaattgTCTCAATTTTAACCAAACTGGGACTTGTGTTTCCATGGGTACATCCAAAGGATTTAAAATCTACAACTGTGAACCCTTTGGAGAGTTTTACTCTGAAGATACAGGAGGCATCAAAGATGTAGGACATGCAGGGAATAAACAAGTCAACAGAAATGGAGGTTATAGTATTGTGGAAATGTTATTTTCAACCTCTTTAGTGGTCCTTGTAGGTAATGGTGATCAACCTGAATACTCACCTcggaaattgaaaattgtcaatacaaagaaacaaacaattattTGCCAGATAACGTTCCCAACTCCTGTTAAAGGTGCTAAATTGAATAGATCGAGATTGGTGGTTTTATTGAGTCATCAAATATATGTTTATGATATAAAaactttgaaattgatcCACCTTATTGAAATGGATTCAAATTTTAGATCTGTTCTTGCTGTATCATCTGATCCTCAGCGGAACCTTATGGCGTTCCCTTCATCGATTAACATACTGCTGAATTCAAGGATAGTTAAAGATGATGTCATCATATCTGACAGTATCAACATTGTCTCGGGAAAAGATGGCATTCAAAATTCCACAACCAAGagcaacaaaaaaaatcaaaatgCTCGAGAGGTGAAAGGTGATATAGTCATTTATGATCTGGATAATTTACAACCTCGAAGTGTAATAGAAGCACATGAATCTGAAATTTCTTGTCTGGTATTTAGTTCAGATGGAATTATGATTGCAACTGCTTCAATTACTGGAACTATAATACGGATATTTGACACCAAAAATGGGAAGAAATTACGCCAATTTAGAAGAGGTACATATACTACTCGAATAATATCCATGTGTTTTAGTGGAGATAATAGTTACCTGTCAATAAGCTGTCTAAATGGAACAGTTCACATCTTTAAGATACAAGATTTGCGAGACCCTAATTTACAAGACCAAgttgataaagaagaaattacgATCCCATATGTAGACACATCAAGAAATACCATTGCCAGGATATTAAGGAATACTTCGCAACACTTATCGCGAATGGCTGTTGAAACGTTGGATCCCGTTTTACCATCGCAATTCGTGATCGAATCAACTAGACATTTTGCAAGCTTCAAACTTCCTCCTcgagaagaaaattatcCAATAAGCGCTGTTTCTAATGGGCCCAATATAGAAATGAACTCAACTGAGTACCTCAAGTTGTTGGGAAACAATAAGGAAGGTAATCCTCAATTGACAGAGTCTGTTACATTAGCTTCAGTACTTATAGCTGATTGTCGAGGCTACTTCTCgagatatatatttgatcCGAATAGAGGTGGGGATTGCGTTTTGTATTCGCAGTATGAACTCTCTGTATAg
- the LAG2 gene encoding Lag2p (similar to Saccharomyces cerevisiae LAG2 (YOL025W); ancestral locus Anc_1.362) — protein MPSIEVSKLIEEFQGTRDNDIKYMVLRQLNDTPLSTSNDDSSSVVHEILLPILLNEPDMELVNLVSFQTFGNVAVQFIAHPRFLNDIVLNSLLSPQQQRGRDIIVVQTLKNILKKLADTKKMMNDTHILQAGNLIGPFAELIRKSTDNGTNNILLARETTNLMLILFHNWCEQPVPREAANLLFDSLFKSVAPENSNVSSPLDNVTKSLIHHLVKCSDVASIQYFLQCNNEEIVFEMCAEWPRLGRFVEDILTEVLLPLLVGTRIRNLESTDKDELIRSLEALHRLLPFYSYPTMSTGKVVVPDELKHKLSKEVFELCTLLADRLEQNHIKQDSAKTNIGDQPEQAIAQEDPEQVAYLEELDADDEADIEFDNSDEETDSYQNINNYRPRAAEDQSIFKLCFISLLALKIDKGTYTREEFKLRRILTIYNQLFDIEEPIDVFEEKEIVDKYTSPFHSIDLQMIYQHVSNNNKLGESYIKNLLSTLKTILTNDTPDASQLQLALEIVDQLVKPDRIDELINKNYASDNLNVTVTWLIPHLKPNKLYIRTLKVGNFKQKIDEGTTLRTTIYTILSQCYDHLDYNTQCCLIQNIIKYGFKEQDSSIQKFSINIFTKILQFVTDPLMALDLEWAKSEIYHPILKRFDDLSIFIHMPIFKILHREVQLNQAQLE, from the coding sequence ATGCCCTCTATCGAAGTTTCGAAATTGATTGAGGAGTTCCAAGGGACAAGGGACAATGATATCAAATATATGGTCCTTAGacaattaaatgatacTCCATTATCAACCTCTAACGATGACTCATCATCAGTAGTTCATGAAATCCTACTTCCTATACTATTGAATGAACCTGATATGGAATTAGTTAATTTAGTATCGTTTCAGACATTCGGTAATGTTGCTGTTCAATTCATTGCTCATCCAAGGTTTTTGAACGACATCGTTTTAAATAGCCTTCTATCACCTCAACAACAGAGGGGTAGGGATATTATCGTGGTACAAACTTTAAAaaacattttgaaaaaactGGCTgatacaaagaaaatgatgaatgaTACACATATCTTACAAGCTGGGAACTTAATTGGTCCCTTTGCCGAATTAATAAGGAAGTCTACCGATAACGGAAcgaataatattttattagcCCGAGAAACTACTAATTTGATGTTGATCCTTTTCCATAATTGGTGTGAGCAACCTGTACCTAGGGAAGCTGCCAATTTACTTTTCGATTCTCTATTCAAAAGCGTAGCTCCTGAAAATAGCAATGTCAGTTCTCCATTGGATAACGTAACTAAATCACTAATCCACCATTTAGTCAAATGTTCAGATGTGGCGAGCATACAATATTTCCTACAATGCAATAATGAAgagattgtttttgaaatgtGCGCAGAATGGCCTAGACTTGGACGGTTCGTTGAAGATATACTAACAGAGGTACTCCTGCCATTGCTTGTAGGCACAAGAATTCGGAACCTTGAAAGTACTGATAAAGACGAACTGATCAGAAGCTTAGAGGCGCTGCACAGACTACTTCCATTTTACTCATACCCTACTATGTCCACTGGAAAAGTAGTTGTTCCCGATGAACTTAAACATAAATTAAGTAAAGAGGTTTTTGAATTATGTACATTACTGGCTGACCGTTTGGAACAGAATCATATTAAACAAGATTCTGCTAAAACAAATATAGGTGACCAACCCGAACAAGCAATAGCCCAAGAAGATCCTGAACAAGTAGCATATTTAGAAGAATTggatgctgatgatgaagcagatattgaatttgacaattctgatgaagaaactgactcttatcaaaatattaacaaCTACCGTCCTCGTGCAGCCGAAGATCAAAGTATTTTCAAACTATGTTTCATAAGTCTATTGGCATTGAAGATCGATAAAGGTACATACACTAGAgaagaattcaaattaagACGTATACTCACAATTTACAATCAGCTTTTTGATATAGAAGAACCTATTGATGTGTTTGAAGAGAAAGAGATTGTTGATAAATATACTAGCCCTTTCCATTCCATTGATTTACAGATGATTTATCAGCATGTATCTAACAATAATAAGCTGGGCGAAAGctatattaaaaatttactTTCAACTTTAAAAACTATACTGACGAATGATACCCCGGATGCTTCCCAACTGCAATTAGCGTTAGAAATTGTCGATCAATTGGTCAAACCTGATAGAATTGACGAACTTATCAATAAAAACTACGCATCCGATAACCTAAATGTTACGGTGACTTGGTTAATCCCCCATTTAAAACCAAATAAACTTTACATCAGAACTTTAAAAGTAGGAAACTTTAAACAAAAGATTGACGAAGGCACTACCTTAAGAACGACTATATATACAATATTATCTCAATGTTATGATCATCTAGACTATAATACGCAGTGTTGTCTCATacaaaatatcatcaaatatGGGTTCAAAGAACAAGACAGTTCGATCCAAAAGTTTTCcataaatattttcacGAAGATTTTGCAATTTGTAACAGATCCTCTAATGGCATTAGATCTCGAATGGGCAAAATCTGAAATATATCATCCAATTCTTAAGAGATTCGATGATCTCAGCATCTTTATTCATATGCCAATATTCAAAATCCTACATCGAGAAGTGCAGTTAAATCAAGCACAACTTGAGTGA
- the ASF1 gene encoding nucleosome assembly factor ASF1 (similar to Saccharomyces cerevisiae ASF1 (YJL115W); ancestral locus Anc_1.242) produces the protein MSIVSLLDIEILNNPAKFTDPYEFQITFECLEPLKNDLEWKLTYVGSSRSLEHDQELDSILVGPVPVGVNKFVFSADPPSAELIPASELVSVTVILLSCSYDGREFVRVGYYVNNEYDSEELRENPPAKVQVDHIVRNILAEKPRVTRFNIVWDNEKESDIYPPEQPNVDEEEDEEEDEDEEEEGEEEEEEEEDGEGQDDDAEGEEEEAEEDEEAEEDEEAEEDLGESENEGADKLVEEEISDKEDGDSTNIKRRKIEKSEKDEDKEAIVSTPRD, from the coding sequence ATGTCAATCGTTTCCTTATTAGacattgaaattttaaaCAATCCAGCCAAATTTACAGACCCATATGAATTCCAAATAACGTTCGAATGTTTAGaaccattgaaaaatgatttagaaTGGAAACTAACTTACGTGGGGTCATCTCGTTCATTAGAACATGATCAAGAATTAGATTCCATCTTAGTGGGACCAGTTCCAGTTGGTGTGAACAAATTCGTCTTTTCAGCTGATCCTCCATCTGCTGAATTGATCCCTGCAAGTGAATTGGTTAGCGTCACTGTGATATTGTTGAGTTGCTCCTATGATGGTAGAGAATTCGTTAGAGTAGGATATTatgttaataatgaatatgataGTGAAGAATTGAGAGAAAATCCACCTGCTAAAGTACAAGTAGATCATATAgtaagaaatatattggCAGAAAAGCCAAGAGTGACAAGATTTAATATTGTATGGgataatgaaaaggaaagtGATATCTACCCACCCGAACAACCGAATgtagatgaagaagaagatgaggaggaggatgaggatgaagaagaagaaggtgaagaagaagaagaggaagaagaggatGGAGAAGGACAAGATGACGATGCtgaaggagaagaagaagaggccgaggaagatgaagaagcagaagaagatgaggaaGCTGAAGAAGACCTTGGTGAAAGTGAAAATGAAGGAGCAGACAAACTTGTCGAGGAAGAAATCAGTGATAAAGAAGATGGCGACAGTACAAACATTAAGAGAAGGAAAATAGAAAAGTCCGAAAAGGATGAGGATAAAGAAGCAATTGTATCTACTCCACGTGACTAA
- the IFM1 gene encoding translation initiation factor 2 (similar to Saccharomyces cerevisiae IFM1 (YOL023W); ancestral locus Anc_1.364): MHHTLFKCSPIIFQGNGVVVRNLLALNKGSLASCWALEREHWRHYAKGYPKNKLSRYMKNNKPKELDFTIPNYISVSKLANLLNCRIETLMKDLRKLGFSNTTHNYILSKEYVELILQEYNYNLPASSLTLTSANAYDELKSPIDPKLLKKRPPIVTIMGHVDHGKTTIIDYLRKSSVVAQEHGGITQHIGAFKITTPITKKNITFLDTPGHAAFLKMRERGANITDIIVLVISIEDSIMPQTLEAIKHIKKSGNELVVAITKIDMISRKQDREKALDKVMNDLINNDISIEKIGGDVQVVPISAKTGENMDLLEESIVLLSDMMDLRSENSPRTTVEGWVIESKVKKTVGNVATVLIKKGTLRNGTILLSGDTYCKVRSMTDEFGKQASKAEPSQVVEILGWKSLVNAGDEVLQAKTEAIAKKLIAKRAALLEVEKEATFVDKLNEKTAFELKKGKDAEQVKEDDDNDEENIVEKGPKQINFIVKSDVSGSAEAIQESIASLGNDEVKCTVISSTVGLPTEGDYKMAQITNSQIFCFNLGNLPNDIINNKYHIPIKQFNVIYKLIEEVIKTLTDNLKPIFEKKFIGTVDIREIFEFTVKKKIIKIAGCKVRSGVINKNSLVQIVRGPGKEVIYDGKIASLKHGKDDITEATKGHECGITFDNRFEDYKADDSILIYENIKIQRYL, encoded by the coding sequence ATGCACCATACACTATTTAAATGCAGCcctattatatttcaagGTAACGGGGTAGTTGTTCGAAATTTGCTCGCATTAAATAAGGGTTCATTAGCATCATGTTGGGCATTAGAACGAGAACACTGGAGACATTATGCTAAAGGATATCCCAAGAATAAACTGTCAAGgtatatgaaaaataacaaaCCTAAAGAGCTGGATTTTACCATTCCTAATTATATATCGGTAAGTAAACTAGCTAACCTATTAAATTGTAGGATTGAAACTCTAATGAAAGATTTAAGGAAATTAGGATTCTCAAATACAACACACAACTATATCCTTTCCAAAGAATATGTCGAATTAATCTTACAAGAGTATAATTATAATCTGCCGGCATCTTCTCTAACGCTAACCTCAGCAAATGCTTAcgatgaattgaaatcgCCCATTGATCCTaaacttttgaagaaaaggcCACCGATCGTAACCATAATGGGTCATGTTGATCATGGAAAAACTACAATCATTGATTACCTACGGAAATCTTCTGTTGTAGCACAAGAACACGGTGGGATAACTCAACATATTGGTGCCTTCAAAATAACGACACCTATCacaaagaaaaacattACTTTTCTAGATACTCCAGGGCATGCAGCTTTTCTAAAAATGAGAGAAAGGGGTGCTAACATTACTGATATTATTGTACTTGTTATCTCCATTGAGGATTCCATTATGCCACAAACGTTGGAGGCTATCAAACATATCAAGAAATCAGGTAATGAACTAGTTGTCGCTATTACTAAAATTGACATGATCAGTAGGAAACAAGATCGCGAAAAGGCATTAGATAAAGTTATGAATGACcttattaataatgatatcagCATCGAAAAAATTGGGGGCGATGTCCAGGTGGTACCAATAAGCGCAAAGACTGGAGAAAATATGGATCTGTTAGAGGAATCTATCGTTTTACTAAGTGATATGATGGACCTCCGTTCTGAAAACTCACCGAGGACTACGGTAGAGGGTTGGGTTATAGAAAGTAAGGTTAAGAAAACAGTGGGGAATGTCGCCACTGTGCTAATAAAGAAAGGAACTTTACGAAATGGTACTATCCTTTTATCTGGGGATACATATTGTAAAGTGAGAAGTATGACGGACGAGTTTGGAAAGCAAGCTTCTAAGGCAGAGCCATCTCAAGTAGTTGAAATACTCGGATGGAAATCATTAGTGAATGCTGGGGATGAAGTGTTACAAGCAAAGACAGAAGCAATAgcaaagaaattaataGCCAAGAGAGCTGCATTACTAGAAGTAGAAAAGGAGGCAACATTTGTTGACAAACTTAATGAAAAGACCGCATTTGAGCTAAAAAAGGGTAAAGATGCTGAACAAGTTAAGGAAGATGATgacaatgatgaagaaaatatagtAGAAAAAGGACCAAAGcaaattaatttcatagTGAAATCTGATGTCTCTGGGTCTGCAGAAGCTATCCAGGAATCAATAGCTTCATTAGGTAATGATGAAGTCAAATGTACAGTAATATCTTCGACTGTAGGTCTTCCGACAGAAGGTGACTATAAAATGGCTCAAATAACGAACAGTCagattttttgttttaatCTAGGAAATCTTCCGAATGACataataaacaacaaatatCATATACCAATCAAGCAGTTTAATGttatttataaattgaTTGAAGAAGTAATAAAGACATTGACAGACAATTTGAAACCAATTTTcgaaaagaaatttattGGAACTGTAGATATCCgtgaaatttttgaattcactgtaaagaaaaaaattattaaaattgcTGGTTGTAAAGTACGTAGTGGAGtcattaataaaaattcattagtACAGATCGTTCGAGGTCCTGGAAAAGAGGTAATATATGATGGCAAAATCGCATCGTTGAAACATGGTAAAGATGACATAACGGAGGCAACCAAGGGTCATGAATGTGGGATTACATTTGATAACAGATTTGAGGATTATAAAGCGGATGATTCAATCCTAATTTATGAAAACATTAAAATTCAAAGGTATCTTTGa
- the TSR4 gene encoding small subunit rRNA maturation protein TSR4 (similar to Saccharomyces cerevisiae YOL022C; ancestral locus Anc_1.365), protein MPKPEEIPSSDIEEEEAYVSRPGDVYLAFIDTSVKENDELTIEDTFIGGSPIWLHPDSVPSDDLLKCGSCKKPDNMRLLLQAFSPLDYEQLRLLQKEVGINNMNYINTNDDRILYVFMCTSCQRRGNSVRCIRGVKKNKSNATAAIAEKMNSVSLGKDFQTNPFDMSKQVDSNPFGANPFQNNTSSNPFGASIGTKKPEKTLQEKDSEVSAKTARKYHDSQSDKQFDSEKTFKQYLLYVEEESFKNKKPDHLKIPKNVKIDKDALDLTGDNEELLEKNPVKLDPRTEKLSKFLDDDIFQKFQEVVGYNPLQVLRYDIGGKPLFYAESKIDLEKTVPAPGYNPSSRRIFEMQLMPKMILDLEENVSLDEGMEWGTVLIFTDVENYIPKFDEHNVGYVEECVKVQWESRT, encoded by the coding sequence ATGCCCAAACCAGAGGAAATTCCATCTTCTGacattgaagaagaagaagcttACGTTTCAAGACCAGGCGATGTCTATCTAGCGTTTATCGATACCTCCGTCAAAGAAAATGACGAACTCACAATTGAAGATACCTTCATTGGTGGGTCCCCAATTTGGCTACATCCGGATTCAGTCCCATCTGATGATCTTCTGAAATGTGGCTCCTGTAAAAAACCCGATAACATGAGACTTTTGCTACAAGCCTTTTCACCTCTCGATTATGAGCAACTAAGattattacaaaaagaAGTGGGcatcaataatatgaaTTATATTAACACAAATGACGATAGAATTTTGTATGTCTTCATGTGTACTTCGTGCCAAAGAAGAGGAAATTCTGTTCGCTGTATTAGAGGGGtcaagaagaacaaatcTAATGCTACAGCAGCCATTGCTGAGAAGATGAACTCTGTGTCTCTAGGGAAGGACTTTCAAACCAATCCATTTGATATGTCTAAGCAAGTAGATAGTAATCCATTTGGTGCTAATcctttccaaaataatacatCATCTAACCCTTTTGGAGCGTCTATTGGGACGAAGAAGCCTGAAAAGACTCTTCAGGAAAAGGATTCAGAAGTTTCGGCTAAAACTGCTAGGAAATACCACGATTCTCAAAGCGATAAACAATTCGATTCTGAGAAAACGTTCAAACAATATTTGTTATatgttgaagaagaatcatttaaaaataaaaaacccgaccatttgaaaattccaaagaatgttaaaattgataaagatgCACTAGACTTGACTGGTGACAATGAAGAACTTTTGGAAAAGAATCCTGTAAAATTAGATCCTCGCAcagaaaaattatctaaattccttgatgatgatattttccaaaaattccAAGAGGTTGTTGGTTACAATCCATTGCAAGTTTTAAGATACGATATTGGTGGGAAACCATTGTTTTATGCTGAATCAAAGATTGATCTAGAGAAAACCGTTCCTGCTCCCGGTTATAATCCATCCAGTCgaagaatatttgaaatgcAACTGATGCCTAAGATGATTTTAgatttagaagaaaatgtATCGTTAGACGAGGGAATGGAATGGGGTACTGTCCTTATATTTACAGATGTCGAAAATTATATACCAAAATTCGATGAACATAATGTAGGATACGTTGAAGAATGTGTGAAGGTTCAATGGGAATCAAGAACTTAA